In one Thermanaerovibrio velox DSM 12556 genomic region, the following are encoded:
- a CDS encoding zinc metallopeptidase gives MFYPFFDPTMLFLIPAVILGIWAQMRVQSTYARYAAVWARRGVTAEQVAHGLLGRFGLRIPVERVPGSLTDHYDPRAKVLRLSDSVWGNYSIAAIGVAAHEVGHAVQDLEGYSPLKIRNAIVPVVNLGSMAALPLFFIGFLFRSPSMMDLGILFFLGVILFHLVTLPVEFDASSRALRLLADTGYLAPDEIRGAREVLNAAALTYVAATVMAVSQLLRLLFLRGMVGGRDE, from the coding sequence ATGTTCTATCCGTTTTTTGATCCCACCATGCTATTTCTGATACCGGCGGTCATCCTTGGCATCTGGGCCCAGATGAGGGTTCAGAGCACCTATGCCCGGTATGCGGCGGTGTGGGCCCGGCGGGGGGTGACGGCGGAGCAGGTGGCCCATGGGCTGTTGGGTCGTTTTGGGCTCCGGATCCCGGTGGAGCGGGTGCCTGGGAGCCTCACGGATCACTACGATCCCCGGGCCAAGGTGCTCCGGCTTTCGGACAGCGTGTGGGGCAACTACAGCATAGCCGCCATAGGCGTGGCGGCCCATGAGGTTGGTCATGCGGTGCAGGACCTGGAGGGTTATTCGCCGCTGAAGATAAGGAACGCCATAGTGCCGGTGGTGAACCTGGGATCCATGGCGGCGCTGCCCTTGTTCTTCATAGGGTTCCTGTTTAGGTCTCCGTCTATGATGGACCTGGGGATACTGTTCTTCCTGGGGGTCATATTGTTCCACCTGGTGACCCTGCCGGTGGAGTTCGACGCCTCCAGCAGGGCGTTGAGGCTTCTTGCGGACACCGGGTACCTTGCCCCGGACGAGATAAGGGGGGCCAGGGAGGTGCTCAACGCCGCGGCCCTCACCTACGTGGCCGCCACGGTGATGGCGGTTTCCCAGCTGCTCAGGCTCCTATTCTTGAGGGGCATGGTGGGGGGCCGGGACGAGTAA
- a CDS encoding GntR family transcriptional regulator, with the protein MLEPSLNEPVQEHRLYTTSAEYVYSTLRREIITKQLTSGTRLPEVAIATRLKVSRTPVREALRRLASEGLVLIIPNSGARVAAPRRKEMEDAYVVREELECLAARLACANVTEKHLRRLEECVADEERAFGERNLEAYLEINEAFHRIIADASGNRVLREYVENILARTNVYIVFYDPFYVVESNPSVQEHRLIIEALRARDAQEAVERMRSHIRLSKGSLSEGELKAL; encoded by the coding sequence ATGTTAGAGCCGTCGCTTAATGAACCAGTTCAGGAGCATAGACTTTATACCACTTCTGCGGAGTATGTCTACTCTACCCTGAGGCGGGAGATAATAACCAAGCAGCTTACCTCTGGGACAAGGCTGCCGGAGGTGGCTATAGCCACCAGGTTGAAGGTGAGCCGCACGCCGGTGCGGGAGGCCTTGAGGAGGCTGGCAAGCGAGGGTTTGGTGCTAATAATCCCGAACAGCGGAGCCAGGGTGGCGGCCCCCAGGAGGAAGGAGATGGAGGACGCGTACGTGGTGAGGGAGGAGCTGGAGTGTCTTGCGGCCCGGCTCGCCTGCGCCAACGTGACGGAGAAGCACTTGAGGCGTCTTGAGGAGTGCGTGGCGGATGAGGAGCGGGCCTTTGGGGAGCGGAACCTGGAGGCGTACCTTGAGATCAACGAGGCGTTTCACCGGATAATAGCGGATGCCTCGGGGAACCGGGTTCTTAGGGAGTACGTGGAGAACATCCTGGCCCGGACGAACGTGTACATAGTGTTCTACGACCCGTTCTACGTGGTGGAGAGCAACCCCAGCGTTCAGGAGCACCGTCTCATAATCGAGGCCCTGAGGGCAAGGGATGCTCAGGAGGCGGTGGAGAGGATGAGGAGCCACATAAGGCTCTCCAAGGGGAGCTTGAGCGAAGGGGAGCTGAAGGCCCTCTGA
- a CDS encoding RsmB/NOP family class I SAM-dependent RNA methyltransferase, producing the protein MKGIEAALLVWKEVGEGAFASEALRRVSGQLSPGDRKLAALLVYSALRRRSLWRFMLEKRLRRPFKELKPITRDALMLGLAGLMELKRFNPGPLYNGLAQVMKAQGADDEVPLFHGVLKRLEREGQELLDRLRVSSSPRDVAMYHGLPLWGLSLFMDQWGPKKGRELARLMGMTRYSSFFVPPSEREGLMDAMRSAGIRCWPSDELDFSVRTCSHGFPPEVPGYREGLLRPMSESSMWVVRCAVHLAKGGRVLDMCCGRGVKGSALLSLDDRVTLEGWDISEGKVRAARGDLDLRGLSDRGVIRAGDALDLIPEEEPHLVLLDAPCSGSGTWGRHPEGKWRMSPEEVDRLSGLQRRLLDRALSLVPKGGRVIYSTCSLFREENERVVGEVLSSRRDVVEEPFPFRGADIVKGRPFGVYVWPRLPWADGFYCAVLYRRG; encoded by the coding sequence ATGAAGGGGATAGAGGCTGCGCTTTTGGTTTGGAAAGAGGTGGGGGAGGGGGCCTTTGCGTCCGAGGCCCTTCGCAGGGTTTCGGGGCAGCTTTCTCCGGGGGACAGGAAGCTGGCGGCCCTTTTGGTTTACAGTGCCTTGAGGCGCCGCAGCCTGTGGCGCTTCATGTTGGAGAAACGGCTCCGGCGGCCCTTCAAGGAGCTGAAGCCGATCACCCGGGACGCCCTGATGCTGGGTCTTGCGGGCTTGATGGAGCTTAAGCGGTTTAACCCCGGGCCCCTTTACAACGGGCTTGCCCAGGTGATGAAGGCCCAGGGGGCGGATGACGAGGTGCCCCTTTTCCACGGGGTGTTGAAGCGTCTGGAGCGGGAGGGGCAGGAGCTCCTGGATCGTCTTAGGGTCAGCTCCTCCCCCAGGGACGTGGCCATGTACCATGGGCTTCCCCTGTGGGGGCTGAGCTTGTTCATGGACCAGTGGGGGCCCAAGAAGGGCAGGGAGCTTGCCAGGCTGATGGGCATGACCCGTTACTCCTCGTTCTTCGTCCCCCCCTCGGAGAGGGAGGGGTTGATGGACGCCATGAGGTCCGCGGGGATCCGCTGCTGGCCGTCGGACGAGCTGGATTTCTCCGTGAGGACCTGTTCCCACGGCTTTCCCCCGGAGGTGCCCGGTTATCGGGAGGGGCTTCTGCGTCCCATGAGCGAGTCGTCCATGTGGGTGGTACGCTGTGCCGTTCACCTCGCCAAGGGGGGCCGGGTTCTTGACATGTGCTGCGGCAGGGGAGTTAAGGGGTCCGCGCTGCTGTCCTTGGATGACCGGGTGACTTTGGAGGGCTGGGACATATCGGAGGGGAAGGTGAGGGCTGCCAGGGGTGATCTGGACCTTCGGGGGCTTTCCGATCGGGGGGTCATAAGGGCCGGGGACGCGTTGGATCTGATCCCGGAGGAGGAGCCTCATCTTGTGCTTCTGGACGCCCCTTGCAGCGGCAGCGGCACCTGGGGCAGGCATCCGGAGGGCAAGTGGCGCATGTCCCCGGAGGAGGTGGATCGCCTCTCGGGCCTTCAGCGTAGGCTGTTGGACCGGGCCTTGAGCCTTGTGCCTAAGGGGGGCCGGGTCATCTACTCCACCTGCAGCCTCTTCAGGGAGGAGAACGAGCGGGTGGTGGGAGAGGTGTTGTCTTCTCGGCGGGACGTGGTGGAGGAGCCGTTTCCGTTCCGGGGGGCGGACATTGTAAAGGGGCGTCCTTTCGGCGTCTACGTGTGGCCCAGGCTCCCCTGGGCGGACGGATTTTACTGCGCGGTGCTCTACCGGCGCGGTTAG
- a CDS encoding DegT/DnrJ/EryC1/StrS family aminotransferase, producing MSSIPSFDLKRNYERVRQEVRDAVDKVLESQHFVLGPEVKAFEDEFASYLGVPHAVGCASGSDALLLALMAIGVGPGDEVITTPFTFFASTSCISRLGARAVYVDVDMDTYNMRMDMVMDAVTPRTKAVLPVHIFGQMCPLEEIASELKDRGIALVEDCAQSFGAVRRVDGNLMRGGAVGDVSCFSFFPTKNLGCYGDGGLVASADPEMDKRLRSLRVHGSSATYFHDEVGLNSRLDEIQAAILRVRLRHAEQWNEERRAIAERYRLLFAAHDLLEFVTPPVELEGNRHVFHQYVVRAKDRDELQRFLAQRGITTRVYYPLSLHLQPCFRYLGYKEGDFPASEALTRQVLALPMFPELTPEEQETVVLAMKDFYRR from the coding sequence TTGAGTTCAATACCTTCGTTCGATCTAAAGAGGAACTACGAAAGGGTCCGCCAGGAGGTTAGGGATGCGGTGGACAAGGTGCTGGAGAGCCAGCATTTCGTACTGGGGCCGGAGGTCAAGGCCTTCGAGGATGAGTTCGCGTCGTACCTTGGGGTGCCCCATGCGGTGGGCTGTGCCTCCGGGAGCGATGCGCTGCTCCTGGCCCTAATGGCCATAGGGGTAGGTCCCGGGGACGAGGTCATAACCACGCCGTTCACGTTCTTCGCCAGCACCAGCTGCATATCCCGCCTTGGGGCCCGGGCGGTATACGTTGACGTGGACATGGACACGTACAACATGAGGATGGACATGGTGATGGACGCGGTGACCCCAAGGACAAAGGCGGTGCTTCCGGTCCACATCTTCGGGCAGATGTGTCCCCTGGAGGAGATAGCCTCCGAGTTGAAGGACCGGGGCATAGCTTTGGTGGAGGATTGCGCCCAGTCCTTCGGGGCGGTTCGGCGGGTGGATGGGAACCTCATGAGGGGCGGTGCGGTGGGGGACGTGTCGTGTTTCTCCTTCTTCCCCACCAAAAACCTGGGCTGCTACGGGGACGGTGGTCTTGTGGCCTCCGCGGATCCCGAGATGGATAAGCGGCTCAGGTCCCTTCGGGTGCACGGTTCCAGCGCCACCTACTTCCACGACGAGGTGGGGCTCAACAGCCGGCTTGACGAGATCCAGGCGGCCATCCTTAGGGTTAGGCTGCGGCACGCGGAGCAGTGGAACGAGGAGAGGCGGGCCATAGCGGAGCGGTACAGGCTCCTCTTCGCCGCCCATGACCTGTTGGAGTTCGTGACGCCCCCCGTGGAGCTGGAGGGCAACCGGCACGTGTTCCACCAGTACGTGGTGAGGGCGAAGGACCGGGACGAGCTGCAGAGGTTCCTGGCCCAGCGGGGCATAACCACTAGGGTATACTATCCCCTTTCCCTGCACCTGCAGCCCTGTTTCCGCTACCTGGGCTACAAGGAGGGGGACTTCCCGGCCAGCGAGGCCTTGACCCGACAGGTGCTGGCGCTGCCCATGTTCCCGGAGCTCACCCCGGAGGAGCAGGAGACGGTGGTGTTGGCCATGAAGGATTTCTATCGCCGCTGA
- the rpe gene encoding ribulose-phosphate 3-epimerase produces MAGPVSVGAVRGMGRALLAPSLLSADLMNVKGSVEALGGAWDWLHVDVMDGHFVPNITFGPGFVRSLRRGFPDAFLDVHLMADAPEDFVEDFASAGADLMCVHVEASRHLHRLLSSIREAGVMVGLAVNPATPVEWTFPVLHMVDLVLVMSVNPGFGGQKFIPETMNKTLELFRRREAEKLEFLIEMDGGIGEDNCRELVRNGCDVLVAGSAVLGAKDPGEAASRIMSMLGR; encoded by the coding sequence ATGGCAGGACCGGTATCGGTAGGAGCCGTTAGGGGCATGGGCAGGGCGCTTCTCGCCCCGTCGCTCCTCTCCGCAGACCTTATGAACGTCAAGGGCTCCGTGGAGGCGTTGGGCGGGGCTTGGGACTGGCTGCACGTGGACGTGATGGATGGGCACTTCGTCCCCAACATAACCTTCGGCCCCGGTTTCGTGAGGTCCCTCCGGCGCGGGTTCCCCGACGCCTTCCTGGACGTCCACCTCATGGCGGATGCCCCGGAGGACTTCGTGGAGGACTTCGCTTCCGCCGGGGCGGATCTCATGTGCGTGCACGTGGAGGCCTCCAGGCACCTGCACAGGCTTTTGAGTTCCATCCGGGAGGCGGGGGTCATGGTGGGGCTTGCGGTTAACCCCGCGACCCCGGTGGAGTGGACGTTCCCGGTGCTCCACATGGTGGACCTGGTGTTGGTGATGTCCGTGAACCCCGGTTTTGGCGGGCAGAAGTTCATCCCCGAGACGATGAACAAGACCCTGGAGCTCTTCCGCAGGAGGGAGGCGGAAAAGCTGGAGTTTCTCATAGAGATGGATGGTGGCATCGGGGAGGACAACTGCCGGGAGCTGGTGAGGAACGGGTGTGACGTGCTGGTGGCAGGTAGCGCGGTGCTTGGCGCCAAGGATCCCGGGGAGGCGGCAAGTCGCATCATGTCCATGCTGGGGAGGTGA
- a CDS encoding MiaB/RimO family radical SAM methylthiotransferase, producing MKEKTVFVLSLGCAKNRVDSERFLGVALSRGYRRVQRPEGAGLCVINTCGFLESAVRENLDSILEAEEMRRRGLIGSLAVVGCLVNRYGEDLKELEVDFLGPTECYREFGAFLDRGELESRITPGRAPMGDGEAVRYLKVAEGCSNRCSYCAIPMIRGPLRSSPVRELVAEAEELLDQGAKEICLVAQDLTRYGEDLGVGLMDLLGPLESTVAGRAKLRLLYLHPSRVTRELIERVASSPVIHSYLDVPVQHASPGILASMGRPMGFEDVVGVFKMARQVDPLFAMRTTLMVGYPGEGAEDFQMLLRFLDEAQPDRVGAFVFSPEEGTGAFHLAGRVGIRTAQARLKALMDRAAQVSLARQRLFEGRELEVLLEDIEDGMGVGRSYREAPEVDGSVLIPDGSGLMVGRTYRVLVDEALEHDLIGSVIEEV from the coding sequence TTGAAGGAGAAGACGGTTTTCGTTCTGAGCTTGGGTTGCGCGAAGAACCGGGTGGACAGCGAGAGGTTTCTGGGTGTTGCCCTCTCGAGGGGTTACCGCCGGGTGCAACGGCCGGAGGGTGCGGGTCTTTGCGTAATCAACACCTGCGGATTTTTGGAGAGCGCGGTGAGGGAGAACCTGGACTCCATCCTTGAGGCGGAGGAGATGAGGCGGAGGGGGCTTATAGGTTCCCTGGCGGTGGTGGGTTGCCTGGTGAACCGATACGGGGAAGATCTGAAGGAGCTTGAAGTGGATTTCCTAGGGCCCACCGAATGCTATCGGGAGTTTGGGGCTTTTCTGGATAGGGGGGAGCTGGAGTCCCGCATCACCCCGGGCCGTGCTCCCATGGGAGATGGGGAGGCGGTTCGGTACCTCAAGGTGGCGGAGGGCTGCTCCAACCGGTGTTCTTACTGTGCCATACCCATGATAAGGGGTCCCCTTAGGAGCTCGCCGGTGAGGGAGCTGGTGGCCGAGGCGGAGGAGCTTTTGGACCAGGGGGCCAAGGAGATATGCCTCGTGGCCCAGGACCTCACCCGGTACGGGGAGGACCTGGGAGTGGGGCTGATGGATCTGCTGGGGCCTCTGGAGAGCACCGTGGCGGGCAGGGCCAAGCTTAGGCTTCTGTACCTTCACCCGTCCCGGGTGACCCGGGAGCTCATTGAGCGGGTGGCATCGTCCCCGGTGATCCATAGTTACCTTGACGTGCCGGTTCAGCACGCTTCCCCGGGGATACTCGCCTCCATGGGGCGTCCCATGGGTTTTGAGGATGTGGTGGGGGTTTTCAAGATGGCCCGTCAGGTGGACCCGCTGTTCGCCATGAGGACCACCTTGATGGTGGGCTACCCGGGGGAGGGGGCGGAGGATTTTCAAATGCTCCTCCGGTTTCTGGACGAGGCCCAGCCGGATCGGGTGGGGGCTTTCGTGTTCTCCCCCGAGGAGGGGACCGGGGCGTTCCACCTGGCGGGAAGGGTGGGTATTAGGACCGCCCAGGCTCGTCTTAAGGCCCTGATGGATAGGGCGGCCCAGGTGTCCCTGGCCCGTCAGCGGCTGTTTGAAGGCCGGGAACTGGAGGTGCTGCTGGAGGATATTGAGGACGGGATGGGGGTTGGCCGTTCCTATCGGGAGGCCCCAGAGGTGGACGGATCGGTGCTCATCCCGGATGGCTCGGGGCTCATGGTCGGCAGGACTTACCGGGTCCTGGTGGACGAGGCCCTGGAGCATGACCTTATAGGGTCGGTAATCGAGGAGGTGTGA
- a CDS encoding CinA family protein has product MSCYEDPAVVMARDLLRELESSGLTLSAAESCTGGRLCAAVTSVPGSSASFLGGVVAYSNQAKVRMLEVPEDVIALHGAVSRECALKMAEGCARVFGASVGVSITGVAGPSGGSPEKPVGTVWFGFKLPWGLAAEMRLFPGSREEVQRSSVAFALCRLLEELRGAKGVAAGAEGAIP; this is encoded by the coding sequence TTGTCCTGTTATGAGGATCCCGCGGTGGTCATGGCGAGAGATCTGCTGAGGGAGCTGGAGTCATCGGGGCTCACCCTTTCGGCGGCGGAGTCCTGTACCGGAGGCAGGCTTTGTGCCGCGGTGACGTCGGTCCCCGGTTCTTCGGCCTCGTTCCTAGGGGGGGTTGTGGCCTACTCGAACCAGGCGAAGGTCAGGATGCTGGAGGTTCCGGAGGACGTCATTGCCCTTCACGGGGCGGTCAGCCGGGAGTGTGCGCTCAAGATGGCGGAGGGCTGTGCCCGGGTGTTTGGTGCCTCCGTGGGGGTTTCCATCACCGGGGTGGCGGGCCCCTCCGGTGGAAGTCCGGAGAAGCCCGTGGGGACCGTGTGGTTCGGCTTCAAGCTTCCCTGGGGGCTGGCGGCGGAGATGCGGCTCTTCCCGGGTTCCCGGGAGGAGGTGCAGCGGTCCTCCGTGGCCTTTGCCCTTTGCAGGTTGTTGGAGGAGCTGCGGGGGGCCAAGGGCGTTGCGGCAGGGGCAGAGGGGGCGATCCCGTGA
- a CDS encoding PASTA domain-containing protein, with amino-acid sequence MGRFLKLGVLVSLLVIVGSAYMALKLVFFESPEVQVPAVVGMDAVKAVEALRSQGLLVRIDQVDSSQPQGMVVSQWPDPGEKVERGKVVILKASRGGRVVTVPDVRGLEMGEAVKRLSDAGLKVSEVLKVRDQVTPSGKVIAQNPASPAAVPSTASVSLLVSQGLGGEDLVEIPDLTGQPVDQAMLMVSQMGLKGEVGARVKTQAFPEGVVVSHVPRMGAKVPPGSVVSLRVAAAGSTGQGASAPSGEVQPQGAAGVAEGTPKAETAPVNPAPSSSGKPQKEKEEPKPQEAPKLSVPPGGSSGGKVEPKEGAKVLSGPLRTAKIRYQVPPLTQPMALKIELVDDDGTRVVKETQVKGGEYVSVDAPFRGEARVVIYLGGEFVWQDRYR; translated from the coding sequence ATGGGTCGTTTTCTGAAGCTTGGGGTTCTTGTCTCCCTTCTGGTCATAGTGGGCTCCGCCTACATGGCCCTTAAGCTTGTATTCTTCGAGAGCCCGGAGGTGCAGGTGCCTGCGGTGGTGGGCATGGACGCGGTTAAGGCGGTGGAGGCGCTGCGGTCTCAGGGGCTGTTGGTCCGGATAGACCAGGTGGACTCCTCGCAGCCCCAGGGGATGGTGGTGTCCCAGTGGCCGGATCCGGGGGAGAAGGTGGAGCGTGGCAAGGTGGTGATCCTCAAGGCCAGCCGGGGAGGCCGGGTCGTCACGGTGCCGGACGTGAGGGGCCTTGAGATGGGAGAGGCGGTCAAGCGGCTTTCCGACGCGGGGTTGAAGGTGTCCGAGGTGCTCAAGGTCCGGGACCAGGTTACCCCCTCCGGGAAGGTCATAGCCCAGAACCCCGCGTCCCCCGCGGCGGTTCCCAGCACCGCTTCGGTGAGCCTTTTGGTGAGCCAGGGGCTTGGGGGAGAGGACCTGGTGGAGATCCCAGATCTCACTGGACAGCCGGTGGACCAGGCGATGCTCATGGTGTCCCAGATGGGGCTGAAGGGTGAGGTGGGGGCTAGGGTGAAGACCCAGGCGTTCCCGGAGGGGGTCGTGGTGTCCCACGTGCCCCGGATGGGGGCCAAGGTCCCGCCGGGCAGTGTGGTGTCCCTGCGGGTGGCGGCGGCGGGCAGTACCGGCCAGGGTGCCTCTGCCCCATCTGGGGAGGTCCAGCCCCAGGGAGCGGCGGGTGTTGCGGAAGGGACCCCTAAGGCCGAGACGGCCCCGGTGAACCCCGCGCCCTCCAGCTCTGGCAAGCCGCAGAAGGAGAAAGAAGAGCCCAAGCCCCAGGAGGCGCCTAAGCTCAGTGTGCCGCCAGGGGGCTCCTCCGGGGGCAAGGTGGAGCCCAAGGAGGGGGCTAAGGTGCTGAGCGGTCCCTTGAGGACCGCCAAGATAAGGTATCAGGTGCCGCCGCTCACCCAGCCCATGGCCCTTAAGATAGAGCTGGTGGACGACGACGGCACCAGGGTGGTTAAGGAGACCCAGGTCAAGGGCGGGGAGTACGTGTCCGTGGACGCGCCCTTCCGTGGAGAGGCCCGGGTGGTCATATATCTGGGAGGCGAGTTCGTATGGCAGGACCGGTATCGGTAG
- a CDS encoding helix-turn-helix domain-containing protein: MASFPEGGDVSREDLKGLGEALRAMREGQGLSLEDVERDTKIRKAFIEAIEAGDYGAIPGMAYARGFVKSYCEYLKAPDLWPRFQGLLRGEEPSLGTYAPPRTAFRRTSHWWLYAILIGAVGFASYLIFQQWQDFKLRMKDSVITKPAEVTPPSEETVRSPYSEDIVPLSRDEAGAVEASGDKGVVSADGSGPVSGEIASDDLSWMTGAAPAPRPADVVPSAGFTVTARKPCWIKVTDLGDKGRVVFQGVLKEGESKSFSSQGVLRLRVGNAGAASLKTPSGEMDPLGPLGIPKTYYVLPDGTVSKDRLKAPR; this comes from the coding sequence GTGGCTAGCTTCCCTGAGGGCGGGGATGTGAGCCGGGAGGACCTTAAGGGTCTTGGCGAGGCCCTTAGGGCCATGAGGGAGGGACAGGGGCTCTCCCTGGAGGACGTTGAACGGGACACCAAGATAAGGAAGGCCTTCATCGAGGCCATAGAGGCCGGGGATTACGGTGCCATACCTGGCATGGCTTATGCAAGGGGGTTCGTCAAGTCCTACTGCGAATACCTCAAGGCCCCGGACCTGTGGCCCCGGTTTCAGGGGCTTTTGAGGGGGGAGGAGCCCTCCCTGGGCACCTACGCCCCTCCCAGGACCGCTTTCCGCCGCACGTCCCACTGGTGGCTTTACGCCATATTGATAGGGGCGGTGGGGTTCGCATCGTACCTCATATTTCAGCAGTGGCAGGACTTCAAGCTTCGCATGAAGGACTCGGTGATAACCAAGCCCGCGGAGGTGACGCCTCCGTCGGAAGAGACGGTTCGTTCCCCCTATTCCGAGGATATCGTACCCCTCTCTCGGGATGAGGCGGGGGCGGTTGAAGCGTCCGGGGACAAGGGGGTCGTTTCCGCCGACGGGTCCGGCCCGGTGAGCGGGGAGATTGCTTCTGACGACCTTTCCTGGATGACCGGTGCTGCCCCGGCGCCTCGTCCAGCCGATGTGGTGCCCTCCGCGGGGTTCACCGTCACGGCCCGAAAGCCCTGCTGGATAAAGGTCACCGACCTGGGGGATAAGGGGCGGGTTGTCTTTCAGGGGGTCCTCAAGGAGGGGGAGAGCAAGTCCTTCAGCTCCCAGGGGGTGCTTCGGCTGAGGGTTGGGAACGCCGGGGCCGCGTCGCTTAAGACCCCATCGGGGGAGATGGATCCTTTGGGCCCCTTGGGGATACCGAAGACCTATTACGTGCTGCCGGATGGAACGGTTAGCAAGGATCGTCTAAAGGCCCCCCGCTGA
- a CDS encoding phosphatidylglycerophosphatase A family protein, with the protein MRDREAFMTWYGMVSTCFGLGLSKWAPGTVGSFGAFVLALLMGRIPLAALVGVIVVGTAASHRYSHRVRVEDPPEVVIDEVAGYWAAQYALPMEMALGTLLLFRIVDIAKPFPIRRFEALPGGVGIMADDLAGGIMVNLIVRFTYYLLFQGGLAGLYAFFS; encoded by the coding sequence GTGCGGGACAGGGAGGCCTTCATGACCTGGTACGGCATGGTATCCACGTGCTTCGGCCTGGGGTTGTCAAAGTGGGCCCCCGGTACGGTGGGATCCTTTGGGGCCTTCGTGCTGGCGCTTCTCATGGGGCGCATACCTCTGGCGGCGCTGGTGGGGGTTATAGTGGTCGGCACCGCGGCATCCCACAGGTACTCTCATAGGGTCAGGGTTGAGGACCCCCCCGAGGTGGTGATAGACGAGGTCGCGGGGTATTGGGCCGCCCAGTATGCCCTCCCGATGGAGATGGCCTTGGGGACCCTGCTGCTCTTCCGCATAGTTGACATAGCCAAGCCGTTCCCCATAAGGCGCTTTGAGGCGCTCCCCGGAGGGGTTGGGATCATGGCGGACGACCTGGCGGGGGGGATAATGGTGAACCTGATCGTGCGGTTCACCTATTACCTGCTCTTCCAAGGCGGCCTTGCGGGCTTGTACGCCTTCTTCTCCTGA
- the thpR gene encoding RNA 2',3'-cyclic phosphodiesterase: MRCFVCLVPPAPVRRLLCERLSRVRREHGGVKWVREDLLHVTLMFLGEVAPRVPSELELRLKPLLAGIPPFRLGLGGMGVFPSASSPRVLWVGLEGDGGSMERLKALAEAVEEASRGVLIARGEPFVPHMTLGRVRRGETVGAGLMDALEGVRFRPGEGDFLVDQVVVMESRLGPGGPSYVPLKRIPLGVDGGLGGLPGGL; the protein is encoded by the coding sequence GTGAGGTGTTTCGTGTGCCTGGTGCCGCCGGCGCCGGTGAGGCGTCTTTTGTGCGAGCGGCTTTCCCGGGTGAGAAGGGAGCATGGGGGTGTCAAGTGGGTACGGGAGGACCTGCTGCACGTGACGCTGATGTTCCTCGGTGAGGTTGCCCCCAGGGTGCCTTCGGAGCTTGAGCTGAGGTTGAAGCCCCTTTTGGCGGGGATCCCGCCCTTCCGGCTGGGGCTTGGCGGGATGGGGGTGTTTCCGTCCGCGTCCTCCCCTAGGGTGCTTTGGGTGGGCCTGGAGGGGGACGGCGGGAGCATGGAGCGGCTTAAGGCCCTTGCGGAGGCGGTGGAGGAGGCGTCCCGTGGGGTCCTCATAGCTCGGGGGGAGCCCTTCGTGCCCCACATGACGCTGGGCCGGGTCCGGCGGGGGGAGACGGTTGGGGCTGGGCTGATGGATGCCCTTGAGGGGGTTAGGTTCAGGCCCGGGGAGGGGGATTTCCTGGTGGACCAGGTGGTTGTGATGGAGAGCCGTCTAGGCCCCGGGGGTCCTTCGTACGTTCCATTGAAGAGGATTCCCCTTGGGGTAGACGGGGGTTTGGGTGGTTTGCCCGGTGGTCTTTAG